Proteins found in one Clostridia bacterium genomic segment:
- a CDS encoding phosphoribosylformylglycinamidine synthase has translation MYGNVKRIYVEKKSDYAISAKDLLSNIRENLGIKSLANLRIINRYDTSGITDMEYTSAKNTIFSEPAVDNSFDENIDIDNNDRLFAIEYLPGQYDQRADSAAQCLQILTQKERPTVRTAKLIVLSGNISDNEFEKIKNYCINPLESREAALEKPESLEALQVMPENVKEVRLFIRYTDTELAKLMDNMGFAMNFEDLKFCQEYFKETEKRNPTITELRVIDTYWSDHCRHTTFHTAIENIEIEKGKYSEAIEGALKRYLEAREYVYGESKRDINLMDLAVIGMKELKKKGLLRDLEVSDEINACSITVNADIDGKQEEWLVMFKNETHNHPTEIEPFGGAATCLGGAIRDPLSGRSYVYGAMRVTGSADPRTSVAETLPGKLPQRKITTGAAAGYSSYGNQIGLATGQVTEIYDEDFVAKRMEIGAVIGAAPKSSVIRKAPIEGDLIILLGGRTGRDGCGGATGSSKEHTEESIESCGAEVQKGNAPTERKIQRLFRNPAVSRLIKKCNDFGAGGISVAIGELADGLFIDLDVVPKKYEGLDGTELAISESQERMAVLVTAEDAQKLIAYAAGENLEAVVVARVTSDNRLKMQWRGQTIVDISRDFLNTNGVRQSTQVLVKSPSSENFFEKLHMSGKQETSLKETWLESLGDLNICSQKGLAERFDSTIGSGTILMPFGGKYQETPSEGLAMKLPLISGETNTATLMTYGYNPKLAKWSPFHGAVYAVVEAVAKIAALGGDYSKTRLTLQEYFEKLGKDPEKWGKPMSALLGAFYAQMMLGIPAIGGKDSMSGTFKDINVPPTLVAFAVDVAEADKIVSQEFKKAGSTVVLLRADRDSEDLPEFEKLHRINSKVYELIRKGLVLSTGTIRFGGIAAAVSKMCFGNMLGFIFQEGYDEKKLFVPDYGSIILELESTHDLDSLFGDLPYEIVGHTHSIKTININGMVLELESALRAWKSPLEKVFPTSVKEVEDKPQNIYYKGAEIVKSSVKIAKPRVFIPVFPGTNCEYDTAKAFEKAGGITEQLVFRNIKPSDIEASIKEMVKAINNTQIIALPGGFSAGDEPDGSGKFIATVFRNPEVKEAVMKLLNERDGLVLGICNGFQALIKLGLLPYGEIRDMDECSPTLTFNKIGRHVSCMVRTKVVSTLSPWFSRSKAGDIHTIAVSHGEGRFVAGRAAAAELIKNGQIATQYVDPIDNPAYDGIFNPNGSIEAIEGITSPDGRIFGKMGHSERTGENIAKNIPGDKDQKIFAAGVEYFSF, from the coding sequence ATGTACGGCAATGTGAAAAGGATATATGTTGAGAAAAAAAGTGATTATGCCATTTCTGCAAAGGACCTGCTCAGTAATATTAGAGAAAACCTTGGGATAAAGAGCCTTGCAAATCTTAGAATAATCAACCGTTATGACACTTCAGGAATCACCGATATGGAATACACGTCAGCAAAAAACACTATTTTTTCAGAGCCAGCCGTAGATAATTCCTTTGATGAAAATATTGATATTGATAATAATGATAGATTGTTCGCAATAGAGTACCTTCCGGGACAATATGACCAGAGAGCTGATTCTGCGGCGCAATGCCTTCAGATATTGACACAAAAGGAAAGGCCGACAGTAAGAACAGCAAAACTAATCGTACTTTCAGGCAATATTTCTGATAACGAATTTGAAAAAATAAAGAATTACTGCATCAATCCACTTGAATCCAGGGAGGCAGCTCTTGAAAAGCCTGAAAGTCTGGAAGCATTACAGGTGATGCCTGAGAATGTGAAAGAAGTAAGGTTATTTATACGGTATACAGACACGGAACTGGCCAAGTTGATGGATAACATGGGTTTTGCAATGAATTTTGAAGATTTGAAGTTTTGTCAGGAATACTTCAAGGAAACAGAAAAAAGAAATCCTACTATAACCGAGTTAAGAGTTATAGACACATACTGGTCGGATCATTGCCGCCATACAACCTTTCATACAGCTATTGAAAACATAGAAATAGAAAAGGGTAAATATTCGGAAGCCATTGAAGGGGCTCTGAAAAGATATCTGGAAGCAAGAGAATATGTATATGGAGAGTCAAAAAGAGACATTAATCTAATGGATTTAGCAGTAATTGGGATGAAGGAGCTGAAAAAGAAGGGACTTCTCCGGGACTTGGAGGTTTCTGACGAAATCAACGCCTGCAGTATTACTGTAAATGCAGATATAGACGGGAAGCAGGAGGAATGGCTTGTGATGTTCAAGAATGAAACACACAACCATCCTACAGAGATAGAGCCTTTTGGCGGAGCAGCCACATGTCTGGGTGGAGCCATAAGAGATCCGCTTTCTGGAAGGTCCTATGTGTATGGAGCTATGAGAGTGACAGGAAGCGCTGACCCAAGAACAAGTGTAGCTGAGACACTGCCCGGCAAGCTTCCTCAGAGGAAGATTACAACAGGTGCAGCGGCAGGCTACAGCTCATATGGCAATCAGATAGGCCTTGCAACAGGACAGGTTACAGAAATATATGATGAGGATTTTGTCGCAAAAAGAATGGAGATCGGCGCTGTTATAGGTGCAGCTCCCAAAAGCAGCGTAATTAGGAAGGCGCCGATAGAGGGTGACTTAATAATACTCCTTGGAGGAAGAACCGGAAGAGACGGCTGCGGAGGAGCGACAGGCTCATCAAAGGAGCATACCGAGGAATCAATAGAGAGCTGCGGTGCGGAAGTGCAGAAGGGCAATGCACCCACTGAAAGAAAAATACAGAGGCTGTTCAGAAATCCCGCGGTCAGCAGATTAATAAAAAAGTGCAATGATTTCGGAGCAGGCGGCATATCAGTTGCGATTGGCGAGCTGGCTGACGGACTTTTTATAGACCTTGATGTTGTACCCAAGAAGTATGAAGGGCTTGACGGTACAGAGCTGGCCATATCAGAATCACAGGAGAGGATGGCAGTTTTGGTCACTGCAGAAGATGCACAGAAGCTCATCGCTTATGCTGCAGGGGAAAATCTTGAGGCAGTAGTTGTGGCAAGGGTTACATCGGATAATAGACTGAAGATGCAGTGGCGGGGACAGACAATAGTTGATATAAGCCGTGACTTTTTGAATACCAACGGTGTCAGACAGAGTACACAGGTGCTAGTCAAATCACCATCCAGCGAGAATTTCTTTGAAAAGCTGCATATGAGCGGAAAGCAGGAGACCAGCCTTAAGGAAACGTGGCTGGAGAGCTTGGGGGATCTCAATATATGCAGTCAGAAGGGACTTGCTGAAAGGTTTGACAGTACAATAGGCAGCGGAACAATATTAATGCCCTTTGGAGGCAAGTATCAGGAGACCCCGAGTGAAGGGCTGGCGATGAAGCTGCCGTTGATTTCAGGGGAAACCAATACTGCAACATTAATGACCTACGGCTACAATCCAAAGCTGGCAAAATGGAGTCCTTTCCATGGAGCGGTTTATGCAGTGGTGGAGGCGGTTGCCAAGATTGCAGCACTTGGTGGAGATTACAGTAAAACAAGGCTTACGCTGCAGGAATACTTCGAGAAGCTTGGCAAAGACCCGGAGAAATGGGGCAAGCCAATGAGCGCGCTTCTGGGTGCCTTTTATGCGCAGATGATGCTTGGAATTCCCGCTATAGGCGGAAAGGACAGTATGTCCGGGACATTTAAAGACATAAATGTGCCTCCTACCTTAGTAGCTTTTGCGGTTGATGTAGCGGAGGCAGACAAGATAGTATCCCAGGAATTTAAAAAGGCTGGAAGTACAGTGGTGCTTCTAAGGGCAGACAGGGATTCTGAGGATTTGCCGGAATTTGAAAAACTCCATAGAATAAACTCAAAAGTATATGAGCTGATAAGGAAAGGCTTGGTGCTTTCTACAGGAACTATCAGATTCGGAGGCATAGCAGCAGCAGTCAGCAAAATGTGTTTTGGCAATATGTTGGGTTTCATTTTCCAGGAGGGCTATGATGAAAAAAAGCTCTTCGTCCCGGATTATGGCTCAATTATTCTAGAGCTTGAGTCGACACATGACCTGGACAGCTTATTTGGAGATTTACCTTATGAGATAGTCGGCCATACTCATAGTATTAAAACGATAAATATTAATGGAATGGTACTAGAGCTTGAATCAGCTTTGAGAGCCTGGAAGTCTCCTCTGGAGAAGGTATTCCCCACAAGTGTGAAGGAAGTGGAAGACAAACCGCAGAATATATATTATAAAGGTGCAGAAATTGTCAAATCTTCTGTAAAGATTGCCAAACCGAGAGTATTCATACCGGTATTTCCGGGCACCAACTGCGAATATGATACAGCCAAAGCTTTTGAAAAAGCAGGAGGCATCACGGAGCAATTAGTATTCAGGAATATTAAACCTTCAGACATCGAAGCTTCTATAAAAGAAATGGTAAAAGCAATTAACAACACTCAAATAATTGCACTGCCTGGAGGTTTCAGCGCCGGAGATGAACCGGACGGCTCAGGAAAATTCATAGCCACAGTATTTAGGAATCCTGAAGTGAAGGAAGCGGTAATGAAGCTTCTGAATGAAAGAGATGGATTGGTCCTGGGGATTTGCAACGGTTTTCAGGCGCTAATAAAGCTTGGACTATTGCCATACGGCGAAATCAGGGATATGGATGAATGTTCCCCGACACTTACCTTCAATAAAATTGGAAGACATGTATCCTGCATGGTGAGGACTAAGGTGGTATCAACACTCTCTCCCTGGTTCAGCAGGTCAAAGGCGGGAGACATACACACAATAGCAGTGTCCCATGGCGAAGGCAGATTTGTGGCAGGCAGGGCTGCTGCAGCGGAACTTATAAAAAATGGCCAGATTGCTACACAATATGTGGATCCCATAGACAATCCTGCTTATGACGGGATATTCAATCCAAATGGCTCGATAGAGGCTATTGAAGGAATAACAAGCCCCGATGGAAGGATTTTCGGAAAGATGGGACATTCGGAAAGAACTGGAGAAAATATAGCAAAGAATATCCCCGGAGATAAGGATCAGAAGATATTTGCAGCTGGGGTGGAATACTTCAGCTTTTAG
- a CDS encoding LysR family transcriptional regulator yields the protein MDINFELYKVFYYVSKSLSFSEASEELFITQSAVSQSIKLLEEKLKCQLFFRSTKRVKHTREGAVLFENIEQAFNFIKSGERTLEEMNSLGQGEIRIGASDTICKYYLMPYIKSFNHAYPNIKIHLTNRTSPKCIELLRKGSVDLSVINIPDKCSYSKILVKSTRSVRDVFIANDNFKELKGRKVSLKELEKYPLLVLEKNTTTREFFDNLMEKHEVSIKPEIELGSVDILMEMAKIGLGIAFVPDECVNKELSKDEVFVLDIKEEIPDRNLGFLIHSNIPLPLAASKFVELLEVKN from the coding sequence ATGGATATAAACTTTGAACTCTATAAGGTTTTCTATTATGTATCAAAATCTCTTAGCTTTTCAGAGGCATCAGAAGAGCTTTTTATCACACAATCAGCAGTGAGCCAGTCTATAAAGCTTCTAGAGGAAAAGCTCAAATGCCAGCTCTTTTTCAGGAGCACCAAGAGAGTCAAGCACACCAGAGAAGGAGCTGTTCTTTTTGAAAATATTGAGCAGGCCTTTAATTTCATAAAGTCCGGTGAAAGAACCCTAGAGGAAATGAACTCCCTGGGTCAGGGTGAAATCAGGATAGGTGCCAGCGATACTATCTGCAAGTACTATCTTATGCCTTATATTAAGAGCTTCAACCATGCTTATCCTAATATAAAGATTCACCTTACAAACAGGACATCGCCCAAGTGCATTGAGCTTCTGAGAAAAGGCAGCGTAGACTTAAGCGTGATAAACATTCCGGATAAATGCAGCTATAGCAAAATCTTAGTAAAAAGCACCAGAAGTGTAAGGGATGTATTTATTGCCAATGACAATTTCAAGGAATTAAAGGGTCGAAAAGTATCATTAAAGGAATTGGAAAAATACCCCCTTCTTGTATTGGAAAAGAATACTACAACCAGAGAATTTTTTGATAACCTGATGGAGAAACATGAAGTATCCATAAAACCGGAAATTGAGCTTGGCAGTGTGGATATACTAATGGAAATGGCCAAAATAGGACTTGGAATAGCCTTTGTGCCTGATGAATGTGTAAATAAGGAGCTATCAAAGGATGAAGTATTCGTGCTGGACATAAAAGAAGAAATCCCCGATAGAAATCTGGGATTCCTTATACATTCAAATATACCGCTGCCCCTTGCAGCGTCAAAATTTGTGGAGCTGCTGGAAGTTAAGAACTAG
- a CDS encoding alanyl-tRNA editing protein — protein sequence MTELLFQTDSYLKEFDAEVVETDNEENAVILDRTAFYPGGGGQLNDTGYLYSGSKTYRVSKVKKQEGRILHCIEGKLPAAGTEVKGQLDWEYRFKLMRTHTAMHILCGVVWRDYNAQVTGGNMEPLAGRMDFEFESLEASLIKEIEEKVNQEVKAARDVLVKILPREDAFHIPDLIRTKINLLPEGISHIRTVEISGLDLQADGGTHVANTREVGVMRIVDHKSKGKINKRIYVELED from the coding sequence ATGACTGAACTTCTATTTCAGACAGACAGCTATCTCAAGGAATTCGATGCAGAAGTAGTTGAGACCGACAATGAGGAGAATGCTGTGATCCTGGACAGGACGGCCTTTTACCCTGGGGGAGGGGGGCAGCTTAATGACACAGGCTACCTTTACTCAGGCAGCAAAACCTATAGAGTCAGCAAGGTGAAGAAGCAGGAGGGCCGAATCCTGCACTGCATAGAAGGCAAGCTTCCTGCTGCCGGTACTGAAGTAAAAGGACAGTTGGATTGGGAATACAGATTCAAGCTTATGCGTACTCATACTGCTATGCATATTTTATGCGGGGTGGTCTGGAGAGATTATAACGCCCAGGTCACAGGCGGGAATATGGAACCTTTGGCCGGCAGGATGGACTTCGAGTTTGAAAGTCTTGAGGCAAGCCTTATTAAAGAGATAGAGGAAAAGGTGAACCAGGAAGTGAAAGCTGCAAGGGATGTGCTGGTTAAGATACTGCCCAGGGAAGACGCCTTCCATATACCTGACCTGATACGCACAAAAATAAACCTTCTGCCTGAAGGAATCAGCCATATAAGGACTGTAGAAATCAGCGGGCTGGATTTACAAGCTGATGGCGGCACACACGTGGCTAATACCAGAGAAGTTGGAGTCATGAGAATTGTAGATCATAAGAGCAAGGGTAAAATCAATAAGAGAATCTATGTGGAGCTGGAGGACTAG
- the fni gene encoding type 2 isopentenyl-diphosphate Delta-isomerase, whose protein sequence is MDNMEKIREKRKNEHLKYFLSNNPTGNNGFEDVVLQNNSLPNVDFEEISTEYVFLNKYIDSPLMINAMTGGTEYSGEINRKLARLAVKFNIPIAVGSQTIAFDNSEAADTFKKVREINRDGIVIANLSANLSIEDTYKAIDMIEADAVQLHLNVVQEMCMTEGDRSFRGALDNIKQIAALSEVPVIVKETGFGMSFETAGKLYAAGVKYIDISGRGGTNFVNIESSRNIERDCSLMENWGIPTALSLLECRKANSDLFVICSGGISKSEEIIKALCMDADMVALGGAVLRILIEKGYEAAEKYMEELINGIKVMMLLLGAKDVTELKNVQYLLKGELRELYSYKFT, encoded by the coding sequence ATGGACAACATGGAAAAGATCCGTGAGAAGCGTAAGAATGAACACCTGAAGTATTTCCTTTCAAATAACCCGACCGGAAACAATGGTTTTGAAGATGTAGTACTGCAGAATAACTCGCTTCCCAATGTTGATTTCGAGGAAATTAGCACAGAATATGTATTCCTGAACAAATACATCGATAGTCCACTGATGATAAATGCAATGACCGGGGGAACGGAGTACTCCGGTGAGATTAACAGGAAGCTGGCACGCCTTGCAGTGAAATTTAACATCCCGATTGCAGTGGGTTCCCAGACTATAGCTTTTGACAATTCCGAAGCGGCTGATACCTTTAAGAAGGTTAGAGAGATAAACAGGGATGGAATTGTAATTGCAAACCTAAGTGCAAATCTAAGTATTGAGGATACCTATAAAGCAATAGACATGATTGAGGCCGATGCTGTACAGCTTCACTTGAATGTTGTGCAGGAGATGTGCATGACTGAAGGTGATCGCAGCTTCAGAGGTGCATTGGATAATATAAAGCAAATAGCGGCGCTGTCCGAGGTTCCAGTTATAGTTAAAGAAACTGGCTTCGGAATGTCCTTTGAAACTGCCGGGAAGCTTTATGCTGCAGGGGTAAAGTATATAGACATAAGCGGCAGGGGAGGGACTAATTTTGTGAACATCGAGAGCTCGCGTAATATAGAGAGAGACTGCTCTTTGATGGAGAACTGGGGAATACCTACAGCACTTAGTCTTCTGGAGTGCAGAAAAGCCAATAGTGATTTGTTTGTGATTTGCTCTGGAGGTATCTCAAAGTCTGAGGAGATAATTAAAGCTCTTTGCATGGATGCAGACATGGTGGCTTTAGGAGGAGCAGTACTGCGAATACTGATTGAAAAGGGCTATGAAGCCGCAGAGAAGTATATGGAGGAGCTTATAAACGGAATTAAGGTAATGATGCTGCTCTTGGGCGCAAAGGATGTAACAGAGCTGAAAAATGTGCAATACCTGCTGAAGGGCGAGCTTAGAGAGTTGTATAGCTATAAATTTACATAA
- a CDS encoding methyl-accepting chemotaxis protein, with product MKNKGMSGNRIGRKIVSAIVVCCIAISALVGGICISSSSGFIEAEAKDKLLLMAESKANELNVIYGELESSVSGLATAAKAMLDLESLKTNPNYMKEHQTELEEITRNFGESANGGMGSYVYINPELTDNLYGAWFADVKSSGVFEKQELGTVSEFTPDNADFGWYYEPIKAGRPVWIKPYEDPELKIMMISYVVPIYSDKTLIGVAGMDINFNKISSIINKTTVYDTGQLALLDKEYNFLIRPSFKQGEDAGAAAGRQSADAVTQASEQASGQETSNLATEENGALKFLTDEIAKDKLGMTEYTYQGIKKIFGYTHLSNGYIMTIDVPKDQVLRDINKLTVITVELIGIGVIAAIIIALFVGSMISKPISQITKLINKTADFDLTSEGNYDKLLKNKDETGAMARAVIDMRKSLREMIEDIKSNAAKTSEFTKTIVSSSGLASESINEVAKAAEDMAQGASTQAQVSQTGSLELGSLAAEIESSVASTSSVKENIYKTDTARENAEGSIQILEQSFEENNKAAATIAVSVNQLSEKSESISRIINVIKGIAEQTNMLALNAAIEAARAGEQGRGFAVVADEVRKLAEQTSKSAKEIEEIINTLQADIDIAKEGTDNTTATINESNKALEHVSTSFGIIGQAIKNTVEQISSLADSIDKIDQNKNSVVSLIEEISSICQTTAAASEEVSASLENQTTAMEDISGTSDELSSIVVSLEGIISKFKL from the coding sequence GTGAAAAACAAGGGAATGAGCGGCAATAGGATTGGACGTAAAATTGTTTCTGCAATTGTTGTTTGCTGTATTGCAATCTCAGCGCTGGTAGGCGGCATATGCATCTCAAGCAGCAGCGGATTCATAGAAGCTGAAGCTAAGGATAAGCTTCTGCTGATGGCTGAAAGTAAGGCGAATGAGCTAAATGTGATTTATGGGGAGTTGGAATCCTCCGTTAGTGGATTGGCTACCGCTGCAAAAGCAATGCTTGACCTGGAAAGCCTGAAGACCAACCCTAACTATATGAAAGAGCATCAGACAGAACTTGAGGAAATTACTAGAAACTTTGGGGAATCAGCTAATGGAGGCATGGGATCATATGTATACATTAATCCTGAGTTGACAGATAACTTGTATGGCGCCTGGTTTGCTGATGTTAAGAGCAGCGGCGTATTTGAAAAACAAGAATTAGGAACTGTCAGTGAATTTACTCCAGACAATGCAGACTTTGGTTGGTACTATGAGCCTATAAAAGCAGGCAGGCCTGTGTGGATTAAGCCCTATGAAGACCCTGAATTGAAGATTATGATGATTTCCTATGTGGTACCAATATACTCAGATAAGACTCTTATCGGGGTTGCGGGAATGGATATCAATTTTAATAAAATCTCTAGCATTATAAACAAAACTACGGTATACGATACAGGACAGCTTGCATTGCTGGATAAAGAATATAACTTTCTGATACGTCCTTCCTTCAAACAGGGGGAGGATGCTGGTGCAGCTGCCGGACGGCAGAGCGCTGATGCAGTAACGCAGGCCAGTGAGCAGGCTAGCGGGCAGGAGACCAGCAACCTGGCAACAGAGGAAAATGGAGCTTTAAAGTTCTTGACTGATGAGATAGCCAAGGATAAGCTTGGTATGACTGAATACACATACCAAGGGATAAAGAAAATATTTGGTTATACTCACTTATCCAATGGATACATAATGACAATCGATGTACCCAAAGACCAGGTGCTAAGAGATATAAATAAGCTGACTGTCATTACTGTTGAGTTGATAGGTATTGGTGTAATAGCGGCCATTATAATTGCGTTATTTGTAGGAAGCATGATTTCAAAGCCTATTTCGCAGATTACTAAATTGATAAACAAGACAGCCGACTTTGATTTGACCAGTGAAGGAAATTATGACAAGCTGCTTAAGAATAAAGATGAGACAGGTGCAATGGCAAGGGCTGTTATAGACATGAGAAAGAGTCTGAGAGAAATGATAGAGGATATAAAAAGCAATGCAGCTAAGACCTCGGAGTTTACGAAGACAATTGTCTCTTCTTCAGGTTTGGCTTCAGAGTCCATAAATGAGGTGGCGAAAGCAGCTGAAGATATGGCACAAGGGGCTTCCACTCAGGCACAAGTATCGCAGACAGGTTCCCTGGAGCTTGGGTCGCTGGCCGCTGAAATTGAGAGCTCCGTTGCAAGTACCAGTTCAGTGAAAGAGAATATTTACAAAACAGATACAGCACGGGAAAATGCAGAAGGCTCGATACAGATATTGGAACAGAGCTTTGAGGAGAATAATAAAGCCGCAGCTACAATTGCGGTAAGTGTAAATCAGTTATCTGAGAAGTCAGAAAGCATAAGCCGAATTATCAATGTGATCAAGGGAATTGCAGAGCAAACGAACATGCTTGCGCTCAATGCAGCGATAGAAGCTGCGAGAGCCGGAGAGCAAGGCAGAGGCTTTGCCGTAGTTGCTGATGAGGTGCGAAAGCTTGCAGAGCAAACCTCGAAATCAGCCAAGGAGATAGAAGAGATAATCAATACACTACAAGCGGACATAGACATTGCTAAGGAAGGAACTGACAATACTACAGCAACCATCAATGAGTCGAACAAGGCCTTGGAGCATGTGAGCACTTCCTTTGGCATCATAGGACAGGCAATTAAGAATACTGTTGAGCAGATAAGCAGTCTGGCTGACAGCATAGATAAAATCGATCAAAATAAGAATTCTGTGGTCAGCTTGATAGAGGAGATATCATCCATTTGCCAGACTACTGCAGCAGCTTCAGAGGAGGTTTCCGCTTCCTTGGAGAATCAGACGACAGCAATGGAGGACATATCTGGTACCTCAGATGAATTAAGCTCCATAGTAGTCAGCTTGGAAGGAATAATCAGCAAATTCAAGCTGTAG
- a CDS encoding helix-turn-helix transcriptional regulator yields the protein MINVHDYFAVNWEATSDNIRALLAQHISHKTFAEAMCVTKRTVENWCNNKARPSIDYLVLMAKFFNVDLFDILVLNGQVQKSIEEQDWREAEEIKRKRYKQGDLNDVDYDCKCKEEFDSNILFYEYIQSTYPISNLSEFLLVLHLIDTDYLCDILGRMFGNIGKNNDYVMNQLMFLYDKISDDKAKQFVEFYKEYYLKYPSVYTIDDKTKLELKLQKYEQYKKILESGVIDEMRDSYIERLKDFGDKLLMARIGDRGIFEGFKKMEKQLYCD from the coding sequence ATGATAAATGTGCATGACTACTTTGCAGTAAATTGGGAAGCTACTTCAGATAATATACGAGCTTTATTAGCACAACATATTTCTCATAAGACTTTCGCAGAAGCGATGTGCGTAACTAAACGAACTGTGGAAAATTGGTGTAATAATAAAGCAAGACCATCTATTGATTATTTAGTTTTAATGGCTAAATTTTTTAATGTTGATTTATTTGATATTTTAGTTCTAAATGGGCAAGTACAAAAGTCAATAGAGGAACAAGACTGGAGAGAAGCTGAAGAAATAAAAAGAAAGCGTTATAAACAAGGTGACCTTAATGATGTAGATTATGATTGCAAATGTAAGGAAGAATTTGATTCTAATATACTTTTTTATGAGTATATTCAATCAACCTATCCAATATCAAACTTGAGTGAGTTTCTTCTAGTTTTGCATTTGATAGATACGGATTATTTGTGTGATATTCTAGGACGCATGTTTGGCAACATTGGAAAGAATAATGATTATGTTATGAATCAATTAATGTTTTTGTATGATAAAATCTCTGATGATAAAGCTAAACAGTTTGTTGAATTTTATAAAGAATATTATCTTAAATACCCATCAGTATATACAATAGATGATAAAACCAAATTGGAATTAAAGCTACAAAAGTATGAGCAATATAAGAAAATACTTGAATCAGGGGTAATAGATGAAATGCGTGATTCATATATCGAGCGGTTGAAAGATTTTGGAGATAAGTTATTGATGGCAAGAATTGGTGATAGAGGTATTTTTGAGGGTTTCAAAAAGATGGAGAAGCAACTATATTGTGATTAG
- a CDS encoding P-loop NTPase fold protein, which translates to MFSNNTIEIEPSEPFKNDILDRKVIADNLTKIIEKASGSIVLSIDSAWGTGKTTFVKMWKCSLDSNDNFISLYYNAWDNDDFNDPLLAILGIFEEYFNKKESSGFERIKTFSKPLLKKAIPTALKILTHGILDLKDVEFGEYNESQLTELVGSFGELEFRKLREEKKAKEEFCNALTEFQKEQGKKIVIFIDELDRCRPSFAVETLERIKHLFNIDNYIFVLSLDKSQLSHSISTMYGNGMDSLGYLRRFIDIDYMLPLPDKKKYAEMLIQRIGLENNKKSKWFWFFLDEYVRIYDFSLRDLDKLFYYLNILLPTTPLYDSEENYKETFLLSNGILYALLVVVKMKEQNLYQKLVSKDYSASDILDVLRTNKVNIVDDGYYSSEWIKSIFHETLNKFLHRNTASDIQIREGNSKIGKEDTYPDTSYDLNHLWDKQGCKLFRQLDFLDNFNLI; encoded by the coding sequence ATGTTTTCAAATAATACTATTGAAATTGAACCGAGTGAACCTTTTAAAAATGATATTCTAGACAGAAAAGTTATAGCAGATAACCTTACAAAAATCATTGAGAAAGCTAGTGGTAGTATAGTCCTAAGTATCGATTCCGCATGGGGAACAGGTAAGACTACATTTGTTAAGATGTGGAAATGCAGTTTGGATAGTAATGATAACTTTATATCATTATACTATAATGCTTGGGATAACGATGACTTTAATGACCCATTGCTTGCAATTTTGGGTATTTTTGAAGAATATTTTAATAAAAAGGAAAGTAGCGGTTTCGAGAGGATAAAGACATTTAGTAAACCCTTATTAAAAAAAGCAATTCCTACTGCACTAAAAATTTTAACTCATGGCATATTAGACTTAAAAGATGTAGAATTTGGAGAATATAATGAGTCTCAATTGACTGAACTTGTGGGTTCTTTTGGTGAACTAGAATTTAGAAAGTTAAGAGAAGAAAAAAAGGCGAAAGAGGAGTTTTGCAATGCACTTACAGAATTTCAAAAGGAGCAAGGAAAGAAAATAGTTATTTTCATTGATGAGCTAGATAGGTGTAGACCTTCATTTGCAGTAGAGACATTAGAAAGGATTAAGCATCTATTTAATATTGATAATTACATTTTTGTCTTATCGCTTGATAAGAGCCAGTTATCTCACTCAATTTCTACCATGTACGGCAATGGCATGGATTCTTTAGGTTATCTGCGTAGATTTATTGACATAGATTACATGTTACCATTACCTGATAAGAAGAAATATGCTGAGATGTTGATACAAAGAATTGGGTTAGAAAACAATAAAAAATCTAAATGGTTTTGGTTCTTTTTAGATGAATATGTTAGGATTTATGACTTTAGTTTACGTGACTTAGATAAATTATTTTACTACTTAAATATTCTTTTACCTACAACGCCACTATATGATAGTGAAGAAAACTATAAAGAAACATTCCTACTTTCTAATGGGATACTTTATGCGTTATTGGTAGTAGTAAAAATGAAGGAGCAGAATCTGTACCAAAAACTTGTTTCTAAAGATTACTCGGCAAGTGATATTTTAGATGTGTTGAGGACTAATAAAGTGAATATCGTTGATGATGGATATTATAGTAGTGAATGGATTAAATCTATATTTCATGAGACACTGAATAAGTTTCTACATAGGAATACGGCAAGTGATATACAGATTCGAGAGGGTAACTCTAAAATTGGAAAAGAAGATACATATCCTGATACAAGCTACGATTTGAATCATCTATGGGATAAACAGGGGTGCAAATTATTTAGACAATTAGATTTTCTCGATAACTTTAACTTAATATGA